GGATAGTTGTTACACTTTGACTTTGTACTTGAGGTCGTTGGCTTCATCACCCGTTATGCCCCGAAATCCCCAGCAATGTGGTGCTTGTTCTTTGATGGTGATTTCGATGTCCAGGGACGAAATGGATAATTGGCTTTCGATTTCTTTGAATAGTGTTTTGATCAGGTTTTTTTGGGTTTCCATCTGGCGACCTGCCATCATGTTGATTTCTATGACGGTGTATGCATCCGTACGACCACCGGGATAGTAAAAGTCTTCTTTGTCCATGGGCACAAAGCGGTGTGCCCGTTTATCTTCTGGCATGCCGAGGACAGATTGCATACATCCGTGAATCACATCGGATAATTTTGCTTTTATGGGATTCAGTTTTTCTTTGATTCCATATACGACGATCATTTTCATTCCGGAAAGTAAGAGATGCTCCATAAACAAGATAGAACCAATGG
The window above is part of the Gemmatimonadota bacterium genome. Proteins encoded here:
- a CDS encoding tautomerase family protein, giving the protein MIVVYGIKEKLNPIKAKLSDVIHGCMQSVLGMPEDKRAHRFVPMDKEDFYYPGGRTDAYTVIEINMMAGRQMETQKNLIKTLFKEIESQLSISSLDIEITIKEQAPHCWGFRGITGDEANDLKYKVKV